From one Tetragenococcus osmophilus genomic stretch:
- a CDS encoding alpha-glucoside-specific PTS transporter subunit IIBC yields MMQKIQRFGGAMIVPVLLLAFNGIVLALSTVFQNPDIVGSIATEGTFWSNIWGVIEEGAWTVFNHMELLFVIGLPISLAKKASGRAVMESFVIYMTWNTFMNAILQTWNFGVDLSDPEAIGIKSIGGVTTLDTSIIGAILIAGVAIYLHNRFYDTTLPEWLGVFSGSSFVVILGFVAALPLAFLAAWVWPPIQDGIAQLQGFMASSGTIGVGIYVFLERILLPTGLHHFIYQPFDLGPAVVQGGTISYWFEHLSEIANSTESLRELFPGGGFQFQNVSKVFAPIGIGGAFIATSKPENRQKTMALVIPTALTAILSGITEPFEFTFLFLAPQLFAVHAFFAASMSMIMYALGVSATFGSGFIANFSQFILPMWANHKDAIFIFLGVGLAFSVIYYFFFRWAILRFNIKTPGREDSGEVKMYSKKDFKEKQAAGGVAMSSVRESDNPNAQKAAQFIEGLGGAQNITDVTNCATRLRVSVADEEQVLDDDFFKGGGAHGIVRNGKAFQVIVGLDVPKVREFFEEIIEDENKDYEGDE; encoded by the coding sequence ATGATGCAAAAAATTCAACGTTTTGGTGGAGCGATGATCGTACCTGTTTTACTATTAGCGTTTAACGGGATCGTCTTAGCTTTATCTACTGTCTTTCAAAACCCCGATATTGTTGGTTCTATTGCGACAGAAGGAACCTTTTGGAGTAATATCTGGGGCGTAATTGAAGAAGGCGCCTGGACCGTATTCAATCATATGGAATTGCTCTTTGTTATTGGACTTCCGATCAGCTTGGCTAAAAAAGCTAGCGGTCGTGCAGTTATGGAATCATTTGTTATTTATATGACTTGGAATACTTTTATGAACGCTATTTTACAAACTTGGAATTTTGGTGTTGATTTAAGTGATCCAGAAGCGATAGGAATTAAGTCTATCGGTGGTGTGACGACTCTTGACACAAGTATTATTGGGGCAATTTTAATAGCTGGTGTAGCGATTTACTTACATAACCGATTTTATGATACGACATTACCGGAATGGTTGGGTGTCTTCTCCGGTTCTTCCTTTGTCGTTATCTTAGGATTTGTCGCAGCATTGCCATTAGCTTTCTTAGCTGCTTGGGTTTGGCCGCCTATTCAAGATGGTATCGCTCAATTGCAAGGCTTTATGGCTTCAAGCGGAACAATAGGCGTTGGTATTTATGTATTCCTAGAAAGAATTTTGCTACCGACTGGGCTTCATCATTTTATTTATCAGCCATTTGATTTAGGTCCAGCAGTTGTTCAAGGGGGAACCATAAGTTATTGGTTCGAACATCTATCTGAAATTGCTAACTCTACGGAATCTTTAAGAGAACTTTTCCCAGGCGGAGGATTTCAATTTCAAAATGTTTCCAAAGTATTTGCTCCGATTGGAATTGGCGGAGCCTTTATAGCGACTTCTAAACCGGAAAATCGGCAAAAGACAATGGCTTTAGTTATCCCAACAGCACTTACTGCAATTTTATCAGGGATTACTGAACCTTTTGAATTCACCTTTCTTTTCTTAGCGCCACAATTGTTTGCTGTTCACGCGTTTTTCGCAGCATCTATGAGTATGATTATGTACGCATTAGGCGTATCGGCTACTTTTGGTAGTGGTTTTATTGCCAACTTTTCGCAATTTATTTTACCAATGTGGGCCAATCATAAAGATGCTATATTTATATTTTTAGGCGTTGGGTTAGCTTTTTCAGTCATTTATTATTTCTTTTTCCGTTGGGCGATTCTTCGATTCAATATTAAAACACCAGGACGTGAAGATAGTGGTGAAGTCAAAATGTATAGCAAAAAAGATTTTAAAGAAAAACAAGCGGCAGGTGGCGTGGCCATGTCTAGTGTTAGAGAAAGTGATAATCCAAATGCGCAGAAGGCCGCTCAGTTCATAGAAGGTCTGGGAGGTGCGCAAAACATCACCGATGTGACCAATTGCGCGACAAGGCTTCGGGTTTCTGTCGCAGATGAAGAACAAGTATTAGATGATGATTTCTTTAAAGGAGGCGGTGCGCACGGAATTGTACGAAATGGTAAAGCATTTCAAGTCATTGTTGGACTTGATGTGCCAAAAGTAAGAGAGTTTTTTGAAGAAATTATTGAAGATGAAAATAAAGATTACGAAGGAGACGAATAA
- a CDS encoding ArgE/DapE family deacylase yields the protein MDKKEKVDLLQKMIEVKSVNGNEKDVADILKKVLDDAGIQNEILPFGDNRANLVATLGQGHPVLAVSGHMDVVEVDKENWDTDPFELVEKDGMFYGRGVTDMKAGLAALVISMVELKEAGTPLNGTIKLLATSGEEVGQLGAEKLTDQGYVKDVDALLIAEPSGYRCVYANKGELNVTINSTGQAAHSSMPKAGINAVEHLLHVLSNIETKIKQATDSFENDVLGETIFNIDVINGGNQINAIPASAQAEINMRTIPEFTNDQLESIFKEVIEDYNNKTDAQIDYSVTMNTIAITGNEESSLIQLIQKIGKPYLQNQEMSDEEIKEAKRSAELTGLKFSTDEILTLGMSGGTDGSKFLINQPNGFDYTMFGPGNDTMHKDNESLPKAMYFDYIEMFKQLFSEYLA from the coding sequence TTGGATAAAAAGGAAAAAGTAGATTTACTGCAAAAGATGATTGAAGTTAAATCAGTAAATGGCAACGAAAAAGACGTTGCTGATATTTTAAAGAAAGTACTAGATGATGCAGGGATCCAAAATGAAATATTGCCATTTGGTGATAATCGCGCCAACTTAGTGGCAACTCTTGGACAAGGCCATCCTGTATTAGCTGTTTCTGGTCATATGGATGTAGTCGAAGTAGACAAAGAAAATTGGGATACTGATCCATTTGAATTGGTCGAAAAGGATGGCATGTTTTATGGCCGCGGAGTGACAGATATGAAAGCAGGTTTAGCTGCTTTAGTTATCTCCATGGTTGAATTAAAAGAAGCGGGGACTCCGTTAAATGGGACGATCAAATTATTAGCAACGAGCGGGGAAGAAGTAGGTCAACTAGGAGCTGAAAAATTGACAGATCAGGGTTACGTAAAAGACGTCGATGCCTTGTTAATAGCAGAACCAAGTGGCTATCGTTGTGTTTATGCTAATAAAGGCGAACTAAATGTAACAATCAATTCTACAGGACAAGCCGCTCATAGCTCAATGCCAAAAGCTGGCATTAATGCTGTTGAGCATTTACTTCATGTATTAAGTAATATTGAAACGAAAATTAAACAAGCAACGGATAGTTTTGAGAATGACGTATTAGGTGAAACTATATTTAATATTGACGTAATTAATGGGGGAAACCAAATTAATGCCATACCTGCTTCAGCTCAAGCAGAAATTAATATGCGTACTATTCCTGAATTTACGAATGATCAATTAGAAAGTATCTTTAAAGAAGTTATTGAAGATTATAATAATAAGACAGATGCTCAGATAGATTATTCAGTGACAATGAATACCATTGCTATTACTGGAAATGAGGAATCTTCTTTAATTCAATTGATTCAAAAAATAGGAAAACCTTATTTGCAAAACCAAGAAATGTCAGACGAAGAAATCAAAGAGGCAAAAAGATCGGCAGAATTAACCGGTTTGAAATTTTCAACAGACGAAATTTTAACACTAGGTATGTCTGGCGGGACAGATGGGTCGAAATTTTTGATTAATCAACCGAATGGATTTGATTATACAATGTTTGGTCCAGGAAATGATACAATGCATAAAGATAATGAAAGTTTACCTAAAGCGATGTATTTTGATTATATTGAAATGTTTAAGCAATTGTTTAGCGAGTATTTAGCTTAG
- a CDS encoding PTS sugar transporter subunit IIC, whose product MNSKFMNRFIEMASKIGNQVHLRSLRDAFATIIPMFILAGLAVLINNVLFPFIFSGETLTIAQDFGNSINNGTLNIAGLLLCPTIAYFLSSNKGFANPISAAVVALATYITIMPLAVEVPFNDDSIATTGALTYENLGTEAMFVGIIIGLVATEVLLVLNKTKALQINLGEQVPPAVSKSFSTMLPAIITVSLFAALSLLLQVTLNMDLITLIVTLIQQPLRQVGTSLLGYLFLYSFGNLLFTFGIHQSVINGPFTEPFLTQNINENMIAYSQGTEPPNILTISFQTSFAQMGGTGATFCLLIAILVFSRMKPYREVGKLSLAPGIFEINEPMIFGLPIVFNIPMIIPFVIIPILQTLIAYVVTAIGLVSKTVVFIPWVTPPVISGYLATAGDWRAPILQVILIILGVMIYLPFLKVSERVLKRQAEMNG is encoded by the coding sequence ATGAATAGTAAATTTATGAATAGATTTATCGAAATGGCTTCAAAAATTGGTAATCAAGTCCACTTGCGTTCTTTACGTGATGCATTTGCCACTATCATTCCAATGTTTATTTTGGCTGGATTGGCTGTATTGATTAATAATGTATTGTTTCCTTTTATTTTCTCAGGAGAAACGCTGACAATTGCCCAAGATTTTGGTAATAGTATCAATAATGGGACGCTAAATATTGCTGGATTATTATTGTGCCCGACAATTGCTTATTTTTTATCCTCAAATAAGGGATTTGCAAACCCTATTTCAGCAGCTGTAGTAGCATTAGCTACTTATATTACGATTATGCCTTTGGCAGTAGAGGTTCCTTTTAATGATGATTCGATTGCAACAACTGGCGCATTAACTTATGAAAATCTAGGAACAGAAGCGATGTTTGTAGGTATTATCATCGGTTTAGTAGCTACTGAAGTTTTGTTAGTATTAAATAAAACAAAAGCCTTACAAATTAATTTAGGCGAGCAAGTACCGCCAGCAGTTTCAAAGTCTTTTAGCACTATGTTGCCAGCGATTATTACCGTTTCTTTGTTTGCCGCTCTTTCTTTACTTTTACAAGTTACTTTAAATATGGACCTAATTACTCTAATTGTGACACTTATCCAACAACCATTACGGCAAGTTGGAACTAGTTTACTTGGCTATTTATTTTTATATAGTTTTGGTAACTTGTTATTTACTTTTGGTATTCACCAATCAGTTATCAATGGACCATTTACCGAACCGTTTTTGACACAAAATATTAACGAAAATATGATTGCTTATTCGCAAGGAACAGAACCTCCTAATATTTTAACAATTAGTTTTCAAACTTCTTTTGCTCAAATGGGTGGAACAGGGGCTACGTTTTGTTTACTTATAGCTATTCTTGTTTTCTCTCGAATGAAGCCTTATCGTGAAGTGGGTAAATTAAGTTTAGCGCCAGGAATTTTTGAAATCAATGAACCCATGATTTTTGGATTACCGATTGTTTTTAACATTCCGATGATTATCCCTTTTGTGATCATTCCGATTCTCCAAACATTAATTGCTTATGTAGTGACTGCTATAGGTTTGGTTAGTAAAACAGTCGTCTTTATTCCTTGGGTCACGCCTCCTGTTATTAGCGGTTATCTGGCAACAGCTGGAGATTGGCGCGCGCCTATTTTACAAGTTATTTTAATTATATTAGGTGTAATGATTTATTTACCATTCTTAAAAGTTAGTGAGCGTGTATTGAAGCGACAAGCTGAAATGAATGGGTAG
- a CDS encoding glycoside hydrolase family 1 protein, whose protein sequence is MAMKLRDDFYWGNSVSSMQTEGAWNEGGKGKSVYDIREAGENTSDWTVATDSYHRYQEDFDYMQDLGMNMYRFQISWSRVNPMGDGQWNEEGIAFYDQFIDDLIARGIEPMVCLYHFDMPLHLAEKFNGFISKEVVNAFIRYGKEMVDRFGHKVKHWLTFNEQNIFSMPEESFRVAGYLTGKKTIEELYQIQRNTMVCHASIANYIHTRTDANISGMLAYQEVYPATSHPEDVRLAREFDEFMNHHYLEMYSKGKRLDSYVKFIENQKFDLAITEEELEEITQLRSDYLTFSYYSSTTIDHTKVPDDAVPNEYLQYGKKDNPYIDTTEWNWQIDPDGFRDILNKMYQRYDLPIFPIENGIGVIEEWDGQNPIADDYRIDYHKKHLLALLKAVNLDGVDVLGYLGWGLIDILSSQGDMRKRYGVVYVNRENHDLKDLKRVPKKSYDWLKEVIHTNGDELLK, encoded by the coding sequence ATGGCAATGAAGTTACGTGATGATTTTTATTGGGGAAATTCCGTTTCTAGCATGCAAACAGAAGGTGCTTGGAATGAAGGAGGAAAGGGAAAATCTGTCTATGATATCAGAGAAGCGGGAGAGAATACCTCCGATTGGACGGTAGCAACTGACTCTTATCATCGTTACCAAGAAGATTTTGATTATATGCAAGACTTAGGGATGAACATGTACCGTTTTCAAATTTCTTGGAGTCGAGTGAACCCTATGGGAGATGGTCAGTGGAATGAAGAAGGGATAGCTTTTTACGACCAGTTTATTGATGATCTGATAGCACGAGGGATTGAACCGATGGTCTGTTTGTACCATTTTGATATGCCATTACATTTAGCTGAAAAATTTAATGGATTTATCTCCAAAGAAGTGGTTAATGCATTTATTCGTTACGGCAAAGAAATGGTTGATCGTTTCGGTCATAAGGTAAAGCATTGGTTAACTTTCAATGAACAAAATATTTTTAGTATGCCAGAGGAAAGCTTCAGAGTCGCAGGGTATTTAACGGGGAAGAAAACCATAGAAGAATTGTATCAGATTCAACGTAATACTATGGTTTGTCATGCTAGTATCGCCAATTATATTCATACACGTACTGATGCTAATATTAGCGGGATGTTAGCATATCAAGAAGTTTATCCGGCGACAAGTCATCCTGAAGATGTTCGTTTGGCACGTGAATTTGATGAATTTATGAACCATCATTATTTAGAGATGTATTCCAAAGGGAAACGATTGGACTCTTATGTGAAATTTATTGAAAATCAGAAATTTGATTTAGCTATCACTGAAGAAGAACTAGAGGAAATTACACAATTGCGCAGTGATTATTTAACCTTTAGTTATTATTCGAGCACTACAATTGATCATACGAAAGTGCCTGATGATGCTGTACCGAATGAATATCTTCAATATGGAAAAAAAGATAATCCTTATATTGATACGACTGAATGGAATTGGCAAATTGATCCAGATGGTTTTCGTGACATTTTAAATAAAATGTATCAAAGATATGATTTACCTATTTTCCCGATTGAAAACGGAATTGGGGTTATTGAAGAATGGGATGGTCAAAATCCGATCGCAGACGATTACCGAATTGACTATCACAAAAAACATTTATTGGCTTTGCTAAAAGCTGTCAATCTAGATGGTGTCGATGTTTTAGGCTATCTTGGTTGGGGCTTAATTGACATTTTAAGTTCACAAGGAGATATGCGTAAACGTTACGGGGTTGTCTATGTTAATCGAGAAAACCATGATCTCAAAGATTTAAAACGTGTCCCTAAAAAAAGTTATGACTGGTTGAAAGAAGTTATTCATACAAACGGCGACGAACTTTTGAAATGA
- a CDS encoding argininosuccinate synthase yields MKEKVVLAYSGGLDTSVSVKWLTDQGYDVIACCLDIGEGKDIQEVREKALTVGASQSYAIDAKEEFLQDFALIALQGNTFYENSYPLVSALSRPLIAKKLVELAHKTDATTIAHGCTGKGNDQVRFEVAIASLDPSLKVIAPVRQWQWSREEEIAYAQANNVPIPADLDNPYSIDQNLWGRACECGALEDPWSTPPEGAYGITNELSNTPNKPDSLELTFEKGVPIAINDEKMSLTNITSTLNTLAGNHGIGRIDHVENRLVGIKSREVYECPGALTMMHAHKELEDLVFVRELAHFKPTIENQLAQTIYDGLWFNPLTESLISFIKRSQENVNGVVRLKLFKGNIICEGKKSGNSLYNEDLATYTSADTFDQEAAVGFIKLWGLPSKVHAEVQAQQSAEEESK; encoded by the coding sequence ATGAAAGAGAAAGTTGTTTTAGCTTATTCTGGTGGTCTAGATACTTCTGTTTCTGTTAAATGGTTAACCGATCAAGGTTACGATGTTATTGCTTGTTGTTTGGATATTGGTGAAGGCAAAGATATTCAAGAAGTACGTGAAAAAGCTCTAACAGTTGGTGCTAGCCAGTCTTATGCGATTGATGCAAAAGAAGAATTTTTACAAGACTTTGCTTTAATTGCTTTACAAGGCAATACTTTTTATGAAAATTCTTATCCGCTCGTTTCAGCCTTGTCGCGCCCACTTATTGCAAAAAAATTAGTCGAATTAGCACATAAAACAGACGCAACAACAATCGCTCATGGTTGTACCGGCAAAGGAAACGATCAAGTTCGCTTTGAAGTTGCAATTGCATCACTAGATCCTAGTTTAAAAGTGATTGCACCAGTACGCCAATGGCAGTGGTCACGTGAGGAAGAAATCGCTTATGCACAAGCTAACAATGTCCCTATTCCTGCCGATTTAGATAATCCTTATTCGATTGATCAAAACTTGTGGGGGCGAGCTTGTGAATGCGGCGCCCTTGAAGATCCCTGGTCTACTCCACCAGAAGGCGCCTATGGTATAACAAATGAATTGTCCAATACACCTAATAAACCAGATAGCTTGGAATTAACTTTTGAAAAAGGCGTTCCTATTGCTATCAATGACGAAAAAATGAGTCTAACCAATATAACTTCTACTCTGAATACTTTAGCAGGAAATCATGGTATCGGTCGGATTGACCATGTTGAAAATCGTTTAGTAGGTATAAAATCTCGCGAAGTTTACGAGTGCCCGGGTGCTTTAACTATGATGCATGCTCATAAAGAATTAGAGGATCTTGTCTTTGTACGCGAACTAGCTCATTTTAAACCAACGATTGAAAACCAACTGGCCCAAACAATTTACGATGGCCTTTGGTTCAATCCACTTACTGAATCATTGATTTCTTTTATTAAAAGATCACAAGAAAATGTCAACGGCGTGGTGCGCTTGAAATTATTTAAGGGTAATATCATTTGTGAAGGTAAAAAATCTGGCAATAGTTTATACAATGAAGACTTAGCCACTTATACTTCCGCTGATACTTTCGACCAAGAAGCCGCGGTTGGATTTATTAAACTATGGGGATTACCTTCAAAAGTTCACGCTGAAGTACAAGCACAACAATCAGCTGAGGAGGAAAGCAAATGA
- a CDS encoding 6-phospho-alpha-glucosidase yields MTLKKQSIVVAGGGSTFTPGIVMMLLENLDKFPIRSLKFYDNDKERQKQIADATEVIIKERAPEIEFKATTDPEEAFTDVDFVMAHIRVGKYAMREKDEKIPMKYGVIGQETCGPGGIAYGMRSIGGVVEIIDYMEKYSPDAWMLNYSNPAAIVAEATRRLRPDSKIINICDMPVGIELRMAEVLGLESRKEMDVRYYGLNHFGWWTDIRDKEGNDLMPKLIDWVKEHGYITPKELEGASEEEPSWEYTFGKAKEVQWLDPDTLPNTYLKYYFYPQDEAEHSDINYTRANEVMDNREKHVFSECNRISNIKTAEDAKLVADDHASYIVDLARAIAYNTKERMLLIVPNHGVIENFDAEGMVEVPCIVGSQGPEPMTQGSIPRFQKGLMEQQVAVEKLVVDAWITGSYQKLWQALTLSRIVPNARVAKQILDDLIEANEDFWPVLK; encoded by the coding sequence ATGACTTTAAAAAAACAATCAATTGTAGTAGCAGGCGGCGGAAGTACATTTACACCAGGCATTGTGATGATGCTATTAGAAAACTTAGATAAGTTTCCTATTCGTTCACTAAAATTTTATGATAATGACAAAGAAAGACAAAAACAAATCGCAGATGCTACAGAAGTGATCATTAAAGAACGCGCACCAGAAATTGAATTTAAAGCAACGACGGATCCAGAAGAAGCTTTTACCGATGTCGATTTCGTTATGGCTCACATTCGTGTTGGAAAGTATGCCATGCGTGAAAAGGATGAAAAAATTCCAATGAAATATGGCGTTATTGGACAAGAAACATGTGGACCCGGTGGTATTGCTTACGGTATGCGTTCTATCGGTGGCGTGGTAGAAATTATTGATTATATGGAAAAATATTCTCCGGATGCATGGATGCTAAACTATTCCAATCCTGCCGCTATTGTTGCGGAAGCGACTAGAAGATTGCGTCCTGACAGTAAAATTATCAATATTTGTGATATGCCGGTGGGTATTGAACTTCGCATGGCTGAAGTACTAGGCTTAGAATCACGTAAAGAAATGGATGTTCGTTACTACGGCTTAAATCACTTTGGCTGGTGGACCGATATTCGTGATAAAGAAGGCAATGATTTGATGCCAAAACTCATTGATTGGGTCAAAGAGCATGGCTACATTACTCCAAAAGAATTAGAAGGCGCTTCAGAAGAAGAGCCAAGTTGGGAGTATACTTTTGGTAAAGCGAAAGAAGTCCAATGGCTTGATCCAGATACGTTACCGAATACCTATTTGAAATATTATTTCTATCCGCAAGATGAAGCCGAACACAGCGATATTAATTATACACGCGCTAATGAAGTGATGGATAACCGAGAAAAACACGTATTTAGCGAATGTAATCGCATTTCGAATATCAAAACAGCAGAAGATGCTAAATTGGTTGCTGATGACCATGCGAGTTACATTGTGGACTTAGCTCGTGCTATTGCTTATAACACCAAAGAACGTATGCTTTTAATCGTACCAAATCATGGCGTTATAGAAAACTTTGATGCTGAAGGAATGGTAGAAGTTCCTTGCATCGTAGGTTCACAAGGACCAGAACCAATGACACAAGGCTCTATTCCACGTTTCCAAAAAGGTTTGATGGAACAACAAGTTGCTGTTGAAAAACTAGTGGTCGATGCTTGGATTACAGGATCTTATCAAAAATTATGGCAAGCTCTTACTTTGTCACGTATCGTACCAAATGCGCGTGTGGCTAAACAGATCTTAGATGACTTAATCGAAGCCAATGAAGATTTCTGGCCCGTACTAAAATAA
- a CDS encoding MurR/RpiR family transcriptional regulator: protein MSFLNIETLINKHYDNLNENDQHIAKYVLGHETECKSLSIVQLAEVTLTSKSSILRFTQKLGFSGYSEFKYALKQQKASKQLQTSFVAMQQEDLLQTAKFFNQQNVTSVLQAFDQAETIYCYGTGWGQRDVLQNFIRSIIPLQRFPVHLQSQKELSIVLNGSITENDLIIILSLSGENKPQENILNQMKIKNIPILSITNMSRNRLASKATYNLYYQSTEIGESTDETFSMMPLFQIMDLFYRAYVDYKQINLNQL from the coding sequence ATGAGTTTTTTGAACATAGAAACTTTAATTAATAAACATTACGATAATTTAAATGAAAATGATCAACATATTGCTAAATATGTTTTAGGTCATGAAACGGAGTGTAAGAGCTTATCTATTGTTCAATTGGCAGAAGTAACGTTAACCTCAAAATCTTCTATTTTACGGTTTACTCAAAAGTTAGGTTTTTCCGGCTATAGTGAATTTAAATACGCGCTAAAACAACAAAAAGCTTCTAAACAATTGCAAACTTCTTTTGTTGCAATGCAACAAGAAGACTTATTACAAACAGCGAAATTTTTCAATCAACAAAATGTCACTTCAGTTTTGCAAGCTTTTGATCAAGCGGAAACGATCTACTGCTATGGAACTGGCTGGGGGCAACGTGATGTTTTACAAAACTTCATCCGTAGTATTATTCCTTTACAACGTTTTCCTGTCCATTTACAGTCGCAAAAAGAGTTGAGTATTGTTTTAAATGGTTCTATAACAGAAAACGATTTGATAATTATTCTATCCCTAAGTGGTGAAAATAAGCCGCAAGAAAATATTTTAAATCAAATGAAGATAAAAAACATTCCTATTTTATCTATTACCAATATGAGTAGGAACCGTCTAGCTTCAAAAGCGACGTATAATTTATATTATCAGTCTACAGAAATCGGTGAATCTACTGACGAAACCTTTAGTATGATGCCTTTATTCCAAATTATGGATTTGTTTTATCGTGCATACGTAGATTATAAACAGATAAATTTGAATCAATTATAA
- the argH gene encoding argininosuccinate lyase produces MKKLWGGRFTGENKDWIDTFGASISFDYQLAKEDILGSLAHVKMLGACDIITKDEMQQIQTGLKSLQEKLANDELAFTTQNEDIHLNIESLLTEEIGPVAGKLHTARSRNDQVATDMHLYLKETVTNVIEKIHQLRRVLVDKAEENIETIMPGYTHMQHAQPISFGHHLMAYYQMLTRDQERMQESVSRIDVSPLGAAALAGTTFPIDRQMTADELGFSDIYDNSLDAVSDRDFILEFLSNASLLMMHLSRFCEEMILWCSYEFQFVELADTFSTGSSIMPQKKNPDMAELIRGKTGRVYGNLFQLLTVMKSLPLAYNKDFQEDKEGMFDTSETIIASLEIMSGMIETMKVNQATMQQATEKDLSNATELADYLANKGLPFRQAHEIVGKLVLECIQQGTYLQDIPLEKYQQISPSIEADVYDKLNSHSAVKNRHSLGGTGFDQVKSQIEKAKAELS; encoded by the coding sequence ATGAAAAAGCTCTGGGGCGGTCGTTTTACTGGTGAAAACAAAGACTGGATAGATACATTTGGGGCCTCTATTTCTTTTGACTATCAGCTGGCTAAAGAAGATATCTTGGGTAGCTTAGCTCATGTTAAAATGCTGGGCGCTTGCGATATTATTACAAAAGACGAGATGCAACAAATCCAAACTGGTTTAAAAAGTTTGCAAGAAAAATTAGCTAATGACGAATTAGCCTTCACTACGCAAAATGAAGATATACATTTAAACATTGAATCCCTTTTGACTGAGGAAATTGGCCCAGTTGCTGGTAAACTTCATACAGCACGTAGTCGTAATGATCAAGTAGCTACGGATATGCATCTATATCTCAAAGAAACTGTGACTAACGTCATTGAGAAGATTCATCAATTACGCAGAGTACTTGTAGATAAAGCCGAAGAAAATATCGAAACTATTATGCCTGGTTATACGCATATGCAACATGCGCAACCAATCTCCTTTGGTCACCACTTAATGGCTTATTATCAAATGTTGACGCGCGACCAAGAACGTATGCAAGAAAGTGTGTCACGTATCGATGTTTCTCCATTAGGTGCAGCAGCTTTAGCAGGAACTACTTTTCCTATTGATCGACAAATGACAGCGGATGAATTAGGATTTTCTGATATTTATGACAACAGTTTAGATGCCGTTAGTGATCGAGATTTTATTTTAGAATTCTTAAGTAACGCTTCCTTGTTGATGATGCATCTTTCTCGTTTTTGCGAAGAAATGATTTTATGGTGTTCATATGAATTTCAGTTTGTTGAACTAGCAGATACCTTTTCTACAGGCAGCTCGATTATGCCACAAAAGAAAAACCCAGATATGGCAGAATTAATCCGTGGTAAAACAGGACGTGTCTATGGAAATTTATTTCAATTATTAACAGTAATGAAGAGCTTACCTCTTGCTTACAACAAAGATTTTCAAGAAGATAAAGAAGGAATGTTTGATACTTCTGAAACTATCATCGCTAGTCTAGAAATTATGAGTGGCATGATAGAAACCATGAAAGTAAACCAAGCAACGATGCAACAAGCAACTGAAAAGGATTTGTCCAATGCAACTGAACTTGCCGATTATTTGGCAAATAAAGGTCTCCCTTTTCGCCAAGCACACGAAATTGTAGGCAAGCTCGTTTTAGAATGTATCCAACAAGGCACTTATTTACAAGATATTCCATTGGAAAAATACCAGCAGATCTCTCCTAGCATTGAAGCTGATGTTTATGATAAGTTAAACTCACACAGTGCGGTTAAAAATCGCCACTCCTTAGGCGGTACAGGATTTGATCAAGTAAAAAGTCAGATTGAAAAAGCCAAGGCTGAACTGAGTTAA